One stretch of Pomacea canaliculata isolate SZHN2017 linkage group LG11, ASM307304v1, whole genome shotgun sequence DNA includes these proteins:
- the LOC112574702 gene encoding coadhesin-like — protein MDVTYERECDSPAPQYNGSSCLGNNTKTEIVICDYQSCPVDGSWSSWQWLDNGTCSVTCGEGLMDVTYTRECDSPAPQYNGSNCLGDNTKTETVICDSQSCPEDPVSDNSSSWYLLDNGTCSVTCGGGEMTVTYKQDCDSAISQGDAGNCPENSTKSETTDCNTQPCPVDGSWSSWQWLDNGTCSVTCGEGLMEVTYTRECDSPAPQYNGSNCLGDNTKTETVICDYQSCPALVGMSWGKQVTQEYEH, from the exons ATGGACGTGACGTACGAACGTGAGTGTGACAGCCCCGCTCCACAGTACAACGGAAGTAGCTGTCTGGGAAACAACACTAAGACTGAAATTGTTATCTGCGACTATCAGTCTTGCCCAG tcGATGGAAGCTGGTCCTCCTGGCAGTGGCTGGACAACGGAACCTGCTCGGTGACGTGTGGAGAAGGGTTGATGGACGTGACGTACACACGTGAGTGTGACAGCCCCGCCCCACAGTACAACGGGAGTAACTGTCTGGGAGACAACACTAAGACTGAAACTGTTATCTGCGACTCTCAGTCTTGTCCAG AGGATCCAGTCTCTGACAACTCGTCCTCGTGGTATTTGCTCGACAACGGAACTTGCTCGGTGACGTGCGGAGGCGGGGAGATGACGGTGACGTACAAACAGGACTGTGACAGCGCCATCTCTCAGGGTGACGCAGGAAACTGCCCAGAAAACAGCACCAAAAGTGAAACCACAGACTGCAACACACAGCCTTGCCCAG tcGATGGAAGCTGGTCCTCCTGGCAGTGGCTGGACAACGGAACCTGTTCGGTGACGTGTGGAGAAGGGTTGATGGAGGTGACGTACACACGTGAGTGTGACAGCCCCGCCCCACAGTACAACGGGAGTAACTGTCTGGGAGACAACACTAAGACTGAAACTGTCATCTGCGACTATCAGTCTTGTCCAG CTCTTGTGGGCATGTCGTGGGGCAAACAGGTCACACAGGAGTATGAACACTAA